GCATCAGGCTTTCAGCCAGACCTAGCAAAAAGCTCATGGCCTTCACTGGATGTCCAGAGGTCAATCCAATGTTCAAGTCCCCCTGTTCGGGAGGAAGCGGGGGTGCTTTTCCTTCTCCCGAACAATGCTACTTTTGCAATGGAAGAGGCCACCAAATTCATCATGCGTTATCTGATCGAGTCTGGCCAGGTCAACCGCGGAGCCGAAATCTTGGCCCCGTTACAACAACCGTCAGTTGAGATGACTGGACAGTGAGATGTCGTGCAGCTTTCGCTAGCAGTTGCTTCGAAGGACTGTATCCGTGGCGGGACATCCCCGTTTTCAGCGGAGTGTTGAGCGGGTTTAATGCACACCCAACTCTGCTGTCTGGACGATCAGACTGTTACTTGTATGGGACGGGACTGAGAGGGAGCAAAGGCAGGCCTGCTGTTTGCACTCCTCTCccctaagccagggtttcttaaccttgggcccccagatgttgttggactacaacttccagaatccccagacaacatggcctttgtggcaggggattctgggagttgtagtccaacaacatggggggcccaaagttaagaaaccctgccctaagcaaagggaaaggttaagaaaccctgccctaaactCTTTCCTTCGCTTCGGCGTGGGGCGGTTGTGTGAGGGCCGCACCCCTGCTTGGAGACGGGAGGGAGAAAGGCTGAGGTGCCTCTTCCTGCCTTGATATCCCTGCGCTAGAGGTGCCCTGGGGCCACGGAGCCTTCGCCAGCCCCAGCGGGGACTGGGCGCTCTCTTTTCCTAAGGTTGCTTATACAAATAGGGAGCGTAGAGGAAACATATACATCACATCCATCAAGTCTGGTTAAAAAGCCACCCAGCAGACTTACTATTTTCTTCCATTTCATTCGCCTATTTTGGTACCAGGTTTTCACCTGCAGTTGACTCAGTCCCAGGGATTCCGCCAGGTCTATCCTGCAGGGAAGAGAAGACGCGCCTTGATCTCTTTCTCGACCTCTCTCTCTCGacctcgccccacccccccattcgATTCCCTTTGCTTTCCCACAGGAGCATCCCTTTCAGACTCTGGATGCCTTTCCACCACTTTCGTGtcttctcttttttaaagatcttgtttgtttgtttgtttgtttagatgcTTAGATCATCTTATGTTTGTAGCACATTCGTACAGCCCTGCGAACGAAGGTAATTTAAGATGAGGACCAAGAAGTGGCTTGCTTAAGTTGCCTGATGGCTGAGTACAGGTTTTATGATTAAAAGAGAATAATTATTATCTGGAACTCCACACACTTAAGCTGCCTTTCTATTGGGGGGGTGGAGGCGGGGGGATATTCGCGGCCGATTTCTCTACTCATGGAAAACTCgaatctttctctgctcagatgATCTCCTTTACAAGGCGGGAAATGGCCCTCGGTGCTATTTTTCTGCGGAAAGAATGGATCCcaaaggagcagggaggaaatcACCCATAAGGGACCATCAGGAAGTGGTAACTTTCCCCGAAGGAAAATCCTTCTCTGGGATGGGCTGTTgtggccctgcccccccccgggggggggctcTGCGCTGGAGCGGAGGGGCAGAGAGAGCAAGCCAGAGGTCGAAGGAGGAGCCTTCGGGGCTGGCACTTCCAAAGCGACTTTAGGCTGTGCTCCCACCTCCCACGCTTCCTTGGCCACAATTGGCAACCAAGGAGGTCCCAGGGTGTCCCCTGCCCAGCACCCTTTCCCCGACCCGGCCTGGCCTGCCTTGGAAGTCAGTGGGGCGCGGGGCTGTGGGTAGCATCAATACCTTCCCCCTGTTTCAGCCTCTGGATATGATCCCCTCCCGGGCCTGGGCTTTCTCTCGGCCTACCTGTCGGGCGTGGAGAGGTATTTCTGCTTCTCGAAGCGCTTCTCCAGCCCCATCAGCTGCAATTCGGTGAAGACGGTGCGGCTCCGGCGGCCTTTCTTGGCTTTCCCGCCCGCCTCCGAGACTCCCGGCTCCAGCTTCCCGCGGAGGTGCAGCTCGAGCGGTAGGTGAGGAGGCCCAGAGCCTCCTTGGAGCCCGGAGCCCGCTGCCAACAGAGCCGAACTCAGCCCGGAGCAGCCCAGGGGCGCCAGCGGGAACTTGAAGACGGCCGCCTGGTCAGCCTTCAGCACCGCTgcgggatgagagagagagagagagcttaagACGGAAGGGCCCGCGGGAGTCCTCCTCGCTTCGCCTTCAGGGCAAAGCCCTGCGTAGAAGGGAAACAAAGGAAAGATGGACACTGGCAGGCAGCCTTTGCCCTGCTCAGACCACGGCCTCAAACGCAGTGGGGCCTCTCCAGGCCACTGCAGGAGGCAGCCCTTACAGACACATGTGCAGGGGTGCAATTCCCCTCCCGCAAGCGTTTAAGGAGTTGTTCCCCACAGAGGGCTTCTCTGTACCTCCaaagcatccccccaccccgtctTTCCTCCTAGTTCGTTCCTCCTGCTTGAGTTGCTCCTCAAGGTTTCGGTCTGTCTGCCCCTCTGTCTGGTCATGTGGCTCCACAAAGACCACCCGATACCCTCTGGTGAACTGCAAGGCCCTCCTTCATTAGAGGCATTGTCACTTTATGCCGGCATTGGCATTGCCATAGTGAAACAGCATGCGCAGTCGCATGCAGTTAAGTGTGCCGGGAACCGTGCACAGGGCTGCAGCTTTCAGGGGCCGCAAGACTCATTTTTTGCTATAAGAGTCTAAGCCTGAAATCCTAATTGAACCTGGGAGCAATGGAATTCAGTGGATCTTACTTCCGAGGAAACACGCCGAGAATTGCATTGCGAGGCTGCCCTGATCTTATGCAGGAGCAAGAACTCTCCAGTGAGCTCAGAGGGGGTCCCGAGGGAACGTGCATCGGATTCCTCTGCACCACCTCTAGCTACCTGGGGGGGATCCAGATGCAGGCTTGGGCCTCCAAGGGTAAACTCACATTTCAGAATCTATTTGGATGCACTTAATGCATGTTATCCACATTGTTTTCGAGGCGGATTTGTTGTGTTAGTGTATATATGtactttttatgttttatattctATTGTAAATTTTTTTCTTTACAACTTTGAAAAAGCCCCCTACTTCTTATTTAGCTTTTATTCCAGGGAGCTGTTGGCTGCTTAAACAGTGCTCTTTGCCCTCCCCACGAGATCCATTCAACCGGGTAAGGTGAAGTAAGGGGAGAGTGGCCGGCCACTcccttacctgggaataagcctCATTAAATGCAACAGGATTTACTTCGAATAAACATACCTAGGATTGGCCTGAATGTTCACTCCACTCCTTGGCTGAAATGAAAATGCAAGTAGTTCCCCTGTGATCAATTCTAAACGTAGTTACTCGGTGTTGATTACTCGACTATTCAGTAAAAGGATTTACGCCCAAGTAAACCTATGGGATTCAtctgcaggaatctctctcgggcTATAGATTAACAGGAGGAATTATGAAGCCCGATCCAGTCACGTTTACTCGGAAGAAAACTGGGCCGATTTACTTTCAGATCATTGTATGGAAGGTGCACTGTACTCTGCTCTACTCGGGAGTAAGTCCGATTAAACTAAGTGGGGCTGACTTCGGAGAGGCTATGCATCAGATCGCGCGGCAGGGCACTTTGAAGGCGGGGAGAACGTGTAATCCAAATCAGTTGTTAACAAAAAGGAGAGGGAAATACCTTAACTGGGATTTTTCTGCGAGAGGGAAAAGTTTTCCACAGTCTCATCAGCCATCCCGCTGATATGCAAATAACTAAAATTATTTAAGCTGTGGCCCAAAGGACTTATTTGGAAGCTGGTCAAGGAAAACAATGTCCGGTTGACTTCAATAGGGCCGGCACGTCAGTCTTAAACAAATTAAGAAGAATCTTCCACTGATTGTAATGGAGGAGGATTGAACCTCTCCTTTGATGCGAATAAGGACCAATGACGTCTATGGAACTCAGGCTCTCTCCCAAGATACTTCCATTACGGAACACTTGCTCCGAAATTAGGATTTACTTTTGTTGTTCCACTGCTGTGCCTTAAAATACCAGCTCAAAACGGCTATTTCAGCCTACCTCAAGTCATATTGCTGGACTGCTTGTAAATATAACATTCTGTTCTCCGTTATCATGAACAGATTAAACTGTCCACAACGTTTGACCAAAATTAAGAAAGTGCCTCCTTTTGCTAttaaattataataaaatattGTCGAACGTCATGGGTAACAGGTTTAGAATGTACGAAAATATTAAAATCTTTACAACATAATATaacaggcagaaagaaagaaaaaaaaagtcccattgatttcagtgtaaCTTATTTTTAAGTACTGTGTTTTGGAAATGGGTGTTAAGTTATTTTCATCCCACAAGGTATGTGGAACCTGTAGATATTGCCATTGTTCAAACGTTATTCGTAATGTTCTGTGGAAATATATTATTGAAGATAATGCAACCATTTTAAATTATTCATATTTTCGAGTAACATAAATAATAGATATGAGTCAACGTCTCCTCCGCGCCCCCCTTACTGCCTACCAATTTGCTCTTAAACTGCGTTTAAATTTAAACCCGATTTCAAAGACCAGTCCACAATACAATTAAACTTTAATAATATTGGGGTCAACTGACATTCATTTAATGCATATCCCCTGATGTATGACGATGTGAACAAAGTTGATAGATCAGGATCCCGAATCTAAGGCCTTGTAAACAGCGAGTTGTTGGCttccctcactcccccccccccaagaaaaactTGGAAATTAAAGATCTGAACATCGTTATTACGGTGAACAACATTTGTTAGATTTGGGCCCACCATTGCTTGATCCAAAACGTCAAGTTTTTTCCTTGGGGGCGGGGGAAACTCAAAGGGCAAGATCCAGCTAAATCAGGCCCTTGacgccccattaatttcaattggtgAGAATGAAACGCGTGCTTAAATCTCCCTTAAAACCAATGGAACCTCAGTTTCTAATTTTGGCCGGGTTGTAGTAACCCAGTCGCTGGactttggagggaagagaagtAGTGTTTATGTACAGTACACACCCGCTTGCACGCACAGTCTGTGCAGCGAATCCAACTCAGAAGTGGAAGTATCCTACTCAGTCCCACTCGAAGCAGAAGTAAGTTCAATTGGAACTTCTTCTCTAGTCAATGTGCGAGGGATTGAAGCCCTAAAGGTCACAGAGGAATCCCCATATTCTCCAAGTAGGAAGCTATTTTTGCCTATTAATCTCGCCGACGAAAGGAAAGCCTTCAGTTCACATACTGCCTTGCAAGTCAAAACGCAAAGTTCATGCATACTTTTGCAGAACTTTGGGGAGCAGGGGAATGATGGAAACCCTTGATAATAAATGTTGTCCAAAACAGTTTCACTTAAAACTCAGATTGCTCATTATTTCAGGTTGGATCTTCTGCCAGACTTTTCTCCCCGCCATTTCACTGCATTCCCCTAACTTCAGATCCAACTGATTTCACATGACCGCGTAAACCAGACAGAGTTTAAACACACTCCATGGAAAATGTATGACCCATTCGGTGAAATGTCCTTCTTACAAGGATCTATTCTGGTGGTGCGCCGGGATACTTCTAAGAGCAGGTAAACCAAACCCGATGTGCTTCCTCCGAAACGTATTTAGAATCGGTCTAGGTTATAACTGAATATTCACACACCTTTGATGATGCCAACTCCCCGGCTAATTCCCCATTCACGACGAAAGATCTGAAATGTAAGTAACCCCGAAATTTTCAACACTGATCTACCCAGAGAACAAGAGACGGTCAAAGACGGTCATTTGGAATATCGAGAGTTATATCTCAACATGATTTTATTTCCAAACTTTCCCAGGGGCTTTAACAAGGACCTTTCCAAAGCAAGAGGCACAGACATCAGTGATTTGCTGTGAGTGTAAATAAATATCCATATGCAGCCCGGTTAGAGGAGGTGTGTCCGACTCTTCCAGTGCTGCGCAGGAAAGCACCGAGCGGGATGTGACCTACCCCGACATTTCCAATGACAGACAAGGTCAGAGGACAAAGAAACTATCTGATCCCACGAAGcaacaccaaaaaataaaaaataaaaataaatcctgtttttgtttatttgt
Above is a window of Hemicordylus capensis ecotype Gifberg chromosome 2, rHemCap1.1.pri, whole genome shotgun sequence DNA encoding:
- the BARX1 gene encoding homeobox protein BarH-like 1; its protein translation is MQHPLDLGAAAHYFPAEAFVDHRSHRYRSFMIEEILTDHPDAKGSAPAGELLKFGVKALLSARPYHNPLAVLKADQAAVFKFPLAPLGCSGLSSALLAAGSGLQGGSGPPHLPLELHLRGKLEPGVSEAGGKAKKGRRSRTVFTELQLMGLEKRFEKQKYLSTPDRIDLAESLGLSQLQVKTWYQNRRMKWKKIVLQGGGLESPTKPKGRPKKNSIPTSEQLTEQERAKEAEKQTDSLGSPCQVSQEE